One genomic segment of Fervidobacterium pennivorans includes these proteins:
- a CDS encoding type Z 30S ribosomal protein S14 has translation MAKKSMVERWKKPKKYKVREYTRCHICGRVHSVYREFGICRVCFRRLANEGKLPGVRKASW, from the coding sequence ATGGCAAAAAAATCAATGGTTGAAAGATGGAAGAAGCCAAAAAAGTACAAAGTTAGAGAATACACAAGATGCCATATCTGTGGAAGGGTTCACTCAGTTTACAGAGAATTCGGAATATGCAGAGTTTGCTTTAGAAGACTCGCTAACGAGGGAAAACTCCCGGGCGTTAGGAAAGCAAGTTGGTAA
- the rpsH gene encoding 30S ribosomal protein S8: MWSDPIADMLTRIRNANLVFKDQVDVPASNLKKAIADILVREGFIKGYTYIEDGKQGILRIQMKYKGSRKNRERVIHGIVRVSKPGRRIYVGKANLPRVKNGLGIAILSTSKGVLTDKEAAELGVGGEVIAYIW, encoded by the coding sequence GTGTGGAGCGACCCAATAGCTGACATGCTTACAAGAATAAGAAATGCGAACCTTGTTTTCAAAGACCAAGTAGATGTTCCTGCTTCTAACCTCAAAAAAGCGATAGCTGATATTCTTGTAAGAGAGGGATTCATAAAAGGGTACACGTATATTGAAGACGGTAAACAAGGGATACTCAGAATTCAAATGAAATACAAAGGTTCAAGAAAGAACAGAGAAAGAGTAATTCACGGGATTGTGCGTGTTTCTAAACCTGGGAGAAGGATTTACGTTGGTAAAGCAAACCTCCCAAGAGTTAAGAATGGATTAGGAATAGCTATTCTCTCAACATCCAAAGGTGTGCTCACCGACAAGGAAGCGGCTGAACTTGGAGTCGGTGGAGAAGTTATCGCCTACATCTGGTAA
- the rplE gene encoding 50S ribosomal protein L5, which produces MAYEYVPLKDKYLNEVVPTLMKEFGYKNIHEVPRLVKVVINMGVGEGARNKEIIEAHARELALITGQKPLITRAKKSISNFKIRKGMTIGVKVTLRGPRMYNFVYKLVNLVLPKVRDFRGLNPNSFDGKGNYSFGLTEQLVFPEISPDQIKRIQGMDIIIVTTAKRDEEARRLLELLGFPFRKQ; this is translated from the coding sequence ATGGCCTACGAATACGTACCGCTGAAAGATAAATACCTTAATGAAGTGGTACCGACATTAATGAAAGAATTTGGTTACAAAAATATCCATGAGGTTCCAAGACTAGTTAAAGTTGTAATTAACATGGGTGTTGGAGAAGGTGCGAGAAATAAAGAAATCATTGAAGCGCACGCAAGAGAGCTTGCATTGATTACAGGTCAAAAGCCTCTCATTACGAGGGCAAAGAAAAGTATATCCAACTTCAAAATCAGAAAAGGCATGACAATTGGTGTTAAGGTAACGCTCAGGGGACCAAGGATGTACAATTTTGTTTACAAGCTCGTCAACCTTGTTCTTCCAAAAGTTAGGGACTTCAGAGGACTTAATCCAAATTCGTTTGACGGAAAAGGAAATTACAGCTTTGGTTTAACAGAACAACTCGTCTTCCCGGAAATTTCACCAGACCAGATTAAAAGAATCCAAGGTATGGATATCATAATTGTTACAACGGCGAAGAGAGACGAGGAAGCAAGAAGGCTTTTGGAATTGCTTGGCTTCCCATTCAGAAAGCAGTAA